In the Candidatus Neomarinimicrobiota bacterium genome, GTGTGAGATTGCTTGAGCCCCCCTGCTACGATCTTTTTCAAGAGAAGCAGTTGAATAGGCGATGACGATGCCACCGCACATCCCAATGCAATGACCAAAGGATCCCATAAAGGCGATAGTAATAATGGAGATAATATTGACGGTTTCCATTATTTCTCCATGAGCTGTTTGCGGAAGTTCAAATTTGCCATGGTTTCACCCTTCAACATAGCCTGTTGCATAACTGCAAAAGCAATCAAGCCCTCCCCAGGGGTCCTGTAAGCCCCAAATCCGTACGACATGGGCGTTTGATCCGTGCGACTATACCAGGCAACTTTTCCATCAATCCACGCTCCAGAGGGCAAATCCTTGACCCAGATGATGGCATCATCTTTAAAAGGTCTGGCACTTATCCAGGCAGCCATACAACCATGGTCATCAAAGAACCAGGTCTTTCCATCTGGAGCCACTACTTGCGAAGCAAAATTCAAATCGTTGATGAGCATGCCGCATTCACTGCACTGAAATTTTCCCACAGTCATCTTGACGGAGTCTCTATTCCTATTTCCTTCATAAACCACAGTCATCTGCTGGGATTTACCCAATAAGGAAAAAATGGTAATGATGAGCAGGATGAGAACAAGAATAACAAGTATTGGTTTGATGTTTTTCACGCTTTACCCCTTAAAAACAGCTACACCGAAAAGATCTAATTTTCAGTGGAATAATCCAACTCCGTGGAAAGTCGATAGCGCATGACACGCTGGTGCCTGGTATCAGCTATATAGACGATTCCAATGGCATCCACTGCCACACTGCGGGGTCCATCAAGAATATCTGCCACCTCAACCTGAAAGGTTGTATCCCTGGTGATATATTCATACTCCGATCCAACCAATATCGAGTCGCTATAGCTGGAGTCTACAAGCACACGATTCATTCCAATATTATAGGCGAATCTGCCAGATGAATTGAACTGCTGAATTTTATCGTGACCCGTGTCCGCGACATAAATATTTCCCAGAACATCAAGACTCACATCCGAAGCCATGTCATAGCGTTCAATTTCCATGATATCATCGGTAGAATCGGGGTCGCCATGTATGTATTCAAATCCATTGCTGCCACCTACTTTATGAACACTAAAATTTATACCCCATTGTGTGTAAAACAGGGCACCATCTTCCCCATGGGTCATTCCCCGTGGATCATTTACAGTTCCATTACCAAAACCATGTGAAACTGCACGTCCCGTAATCGTTCCGCCATAGACCAATATCTGGTCACCTGCTCCCGTTAAAAGGAGAGCCACAGGAATATATTGAAGCTCCATAATGGTGTTGGAATTCGCATCAGCGACAAAACACTGATCACCAAAGCTGCTGACACCAGTGACTTGAATATTGACAGGATCTATAAAATATCGTGCAACCCGAATGGCTTCCAGACTATCCCCAGCATCCCAGAAAGCTCGAGGTGCCAACCAATAGTCAAGATTCTCATCAGACCATCCAATGGAGTCAATGGTCCAATTCTGCACCTGAAGTGCATTGATAGAATCGAAACCGGTTACCCACAGCAGGTCACCTGCTGGTGATTCAAGTCTTACCCTGGTTGCCACTGAATCCACACCCACATTATTAAGGTATTGATTCCAGACCATGAGACGATTGCTGCTATCTGCTATAAACAGGTTGAGACGATCGTCCTGATGAATCGCCTGTGGTGAAATATTGGCACCCGATTCATCGATAAGATTGGAGAGTGCATCAAAATGATTTCCAAAGTCGTCATTGATGACTTCCTCTCCCGTAGCGCTGATGACGTGAATAGAAGGCTGGTCATGATCAGCTACAAAAATATATCCATCAGCCCCAACCACAATATCCCAGGGGCTGGCAAAGGCATAGCCATTTGAAACATCCCAATCTGGACTAATACGTATGTAGGATGTATTCCCAGCTCCGAATACTGGATCGAATTCAGTTGTTTCAGTGGGCAGATCAACCTTGATACCACACGCTGTGATGGCTAGAACCAGTAGCAAGACTGGAAGGTATTGTTTAAGGCGTAACATCAGAACGACCATCCCAGACTGATATGTTCAGAACGATTTAAATCAGACATATCTGCATATGAATACCCGAAACTAAATCCAGACCATTCAATTCCCAGACCCACTGTCCAGGAGCGTACCTCATCACTAAAATGATAGCCACTTCTCAAGAATAGCATCTCATGAAATCCATACTCAATACCAAGTGAGATGTTTTCACCATTATCCACGGGGTGATTGAGCTGAATTGAGCTGGTTAATGTCTGACGGGGTGATTGGAGCCATTCGTGGGCCACACCAAGACGGAAAATTGTTGGGGGGGCAAAGGACTCGTATTCTGATTCAGTGGTATCAGTATTGGCATAAGCCCCGTTTGGGCGGGCTGGGGAACCAAAGTTCAGCAGGGATACTGCAAAGCGTAGATCTTTGTAGCCTGTCCGATAATATGTCCCCAGATCCACAAGCACACTTCGCATTGTCAAATCAGCCAGTTGTTCTTCTACCAGCTTGGTTGTGAGACCAAATGAAAAACGATCCGTCATTCTCAGTGCGTAAGTGAGTCCTAAAAGCATATCACCATAATTGAAATATTCACCGGTTCCATCAGGTCTATATTCAGTAGTTATTTCTGTTGGCGGGGCATACAGGGCCAGTGCGCTGAATCCCAGGTGATGAACGCGACCAAACTTCCAGACCCCGGCAAAGCTGCTCAACTGAAAATCTGCAATCCATTGACTCTGATCCACCGTAATGTTGATGGCTTCATCCACCTGTGCTGCCCCGGCAGGATTCCAGAATAGACTGGATGCATCATTGGCAATGGCAGTATAGGCTCCAGCCATTCCATGGGCTCTGGCACCAATCCCGATCTTGAGGAATGAAAAGGACGACGTTCCGGCTCTTTGACCCCCCAGGCTGGGAAAAAGATTCCCCTGGGCAGCCAGAAACTGGGCTGAAATCAAAAAGGTAAATATGATCAGTCCTCGTCGCATCAGAATCTCAAACTCATGCCCATTTCGACCGTTCTGGGGATAGAATAGCGACCTGGATTATAGTTAGGGTCAACTCTGCGATAAAAACTATATGAAAAGATTTCTCCAGGATCATATCCCTTCCCAGTGAAAGGATTGACAGAGGTGGGTTGTTTCACATTGAAAAGATTTTCAATTGTGCAATAGGCTTTCCACTCCAGTCCAATGACCTGAAAATATTTATTCAGCTTGAGATCGACTGTCGTAAATGGATCAGCGGTTTCGGAGTATGGCGTATCACTCATAGGAGTCCCTAAATAATAGAGTTTGCCATCTACTTCGATAGTGGTGATATCCTTGACACCCGTGAAGCGGCGGCCCGCTTGATATTCGATCCGAGCTGATATTCCCCAGTCTTTAGGAAGTCTTAATCCGAACAGATGAGGCTGGTCCTTTTTGCCCACATTAAAGTGCAGATTGGTAAAGATGCTGAAGGGTTGATCCCAACGCAAATAATTCTCACCCAGGGGTTTCTCATCGAGGCGACCTGACTCTACGAGAAGATTATCTAGGGGTGTGGAACTTTTACCTGTTGTAAAGCTGTAGCTCGCATTGGCGTCAGCCGAAAAATATCTGGCAAAACGGCGCTTGAAATTAACTTCGACACCACGGGATCTGGCATAGTCCATATTGATATAAATGAGATATGATATCCGACCTTCTTTAGGATGGAATGAATTGATCTTTTGACTGGTTTCATAGCCGAACATATCCTTATAAAAGGCTTTGATTTCCAGGACTTGGTTGGCATCAAATTTATGTTTAACCCCGATCTCATAGGCCACAGTTGTCTTGGGAGAAAGATTCGGATTACCAAAGAGCTGATAGGTAGCCTCCGCCGAAGAACGTAGCTTGGCATAGACATAATTAAATGTGGGAAGTTGTGAAAAATGGCCATAGTTGAAATACAACACGTCAGAGTCAGTAACTGGATGAGATATTCCCAGTCGTGGACTTAGATGTCCCTTGCCTCTATGTCCTCCAAGTTCAAAGGTCTCAGCATAGAATTTCGCCCGTGTAGCATCTGTAATGATAGCGACGGAACTGTCAGCCACAGCGTCTTCCAGATATTGCCCAGGGAACCAATAATCATAGCGGATACCCAGATTGGCGATCATACCATCGAAGGTGATGCGGTCCTGGATATAGAAGGCGCCATAGTCAGTGGTAGCATTCCAAAAGTCATAGTTGCGACCCAAACCTGATTCACCTAACCAGGGTGAATTAATATCGATAACCTGGAGCTCTGATCGTTTATGATCATAACCTGCTTTGAAACTATGACGTTTCGAGGGCTGATAGTTGACGTCGGTAGCAATGGAAAGGTTGTCAGAGTAATAGTCATACCATCCGCTTGCATCACCGTGATCCCAGAACTCATCTCCATAACTGACGTTGATTACGCCTTCAATTTCGGGCTGCTGTAAAGAATAGTTGATTGGTTCAATGTCGGAGGTCTGCTGGTATTCCGTCCAATGCTTGTTTTGAACGGCAGAATGGATATTGGTAAAAAAGCGACCCATGGCGATCTCAAAGAAGAGTTTTGATGAGAGGGTATGGGTATATAACAAGGAGCTAAGGATAGATTCCTTTGTAATGGTATTATTATTGTTCAGAATATATTGATATCTGTAAGGAAATCCCCAGCCCTGATTGATATCCAAAGAATAATCGTAGGACACACTGAGTTTTTGCTGATCGTTGATGCGCCAGGTCAATTTGTAAAGTCCATGCCAATTATTTTTATTACGAGGCGCCAAACTCTCCATCCATGATTGCGAGGGAAACAGATCATCAGCCCCTGGCAGATAGGAATCGTTGAGGTTCATATAGCCATTCAGGAAAAAGCTGAATTGACCAGGAACCTTTAATCCCAGAGCATTTAAGGTTCCTGAGAAAATATCAGGACCACTCAGGGTGAATTCAACTCTGTCCTTGGTGAAAGCATCCCAGGGCAAAGCTTTCAAGCCAAAATGGTCACTGGAATAAGAGAACGTTCCATGATAGTCCTCAGAACCTTCTTTTATTCGAATGTTAATAATGCCTGACATGGCCTGACCATATTCAGCATTAAACCCCCCCGTAATCACTTCCAATTCCTCAATGGCATCCACATTTAAGTAAAGGTTGTTGGCACTGCCTGAGAGTGGATCTTTGACTGACATGCCATCCACAATAAACATGGATTCATCAACACGACCACCTCTGATATGGATTTCGTTATCCTGGGAGGTAATACCAGCTTGTTCAGCCAGAACATCCCCAACATTTTCCACAATATTCATTTTCAAGTCGTCAGAGGTAAGTCGGACGCTGGAAGAGGTCTGATCCACTTCAAACAGGGGACGGTCACCCTCAACCACCACTTCCTGACCCAGAGCCAGGGTGGTTTGTTCCAGCTCGATTTCTACAAAAATGGGTTCTGCAGTGCTCACAATGTTGTTGGTCTTCAGGACAACCTTATACCCAATCATGGAAAATTCTATGTCATAGGTACCAGGAGACATGCCAGTCAGTCTGAAGCGACCATCCAGATCTGTGGCGCTGCCATAGTAGCTTCCCTTAATCATGACATTCACACCAGGAAGGGATTCGCCTGAAACAGGGTCGCTTACGTGTCCTTCAATGACACAGCTGCCCTGTCCATAAATGGAGAGAACCATGGAAAGAATTATTATGAGGGTAACCAAACTTCGCACTATTCGAACACCTCAAACAGGAGATAATCCATAATGGGAATAATGTTTTCATTTCCATTGCACAGATGCAGAGGCAGACTAAAAAAGATGGATTGTCCAGATCCAGGTGACGGTCTGAAAAGTTGTGCCACCGGCGGATTACCTGTCCAGGCATCATTGGTGTTGCGGGCATCCTGAAGTATAAAAAGATCCTGACTGGTCTCTCCATCAATGAGGTTTGCAGGATAAAATGCACTGACTCTTCGGGCAATCAGGGCAGAAGTCTTTAATGAAAGACTTGGCAGCGTCACAGTTGAATCTGTTACACTCAAGTCTACCATATTGATGTCCAAACCTGTGATCATTCGTCCCGAGGGATTAATCACCCAGTTTGAGTCTATACTGGTGAAGGTATAATCCGTATCTATTAAAATACTGGAGAGAAAAACATTTCCCCCGGCTTCCAGATAGGTACGCAAGGCACCATCGGCTCCAGATAATGAGGGTGCTTCTGAATAGTGGTACCAGACAACGGTATTGAAATAATTAAACATGGCCAACTGATCCGTTGTAGCCGCAGGTAGTGCTTTTTCGTCATAACCCAATTCAAGCTCTGAGTAATTGTCCATGCCCACAAGAGAATCCAGGATGTTTTTATAAAAAGTGTGAGTTGAGCCATCATCAAGTTTATAGT is a window encoding:
- a CDS encoding PorV/PorQ family protein, with product MRRGLIIFTFLISAQFLAAQGNLFPSLGGQRAGTSSFSFLKIGIGARAHGMAGAYTAIANDASSLFWNPAGAAQVDEAINITVDQSQWIADFQLSSFAGVWKFGRVHHLGFSALALYAPPTEITTEYRPDGTGEYFNYGDMLLGLTYALRMTDRFSFGLTTKLVEEQLADLTMRSVLVDLGTYYRTGYKDLRFAVSLLNFGSPARPNGAYANTDTTESEYESFAPPTIFRLGVAHEWLQSPRQTLTSSIQLNHPVDNGENISLGIEYGFHEMLFLRSGYHFSDEVRSWTVGLGIEWSGFSFGYSYADMSDLNRSEHISLGWSF
- a CDS encoding TonB-dependent receptor yields the protein MRSLVTLIIILSMVLSIYGQGSCVIEGHVSDPVSGESLPGVNVMIKGSYYGSATDLDGRFRLTGMSPGTYDIEFSMIGYKVVLKTNNIVSTAEPIFVEIELEQTTLALGQEVVVEGDRPLFEVDQTSSSVRLTSDDLKMNIVENVGDVLAEQAGITSQDNEIHIRGGRVDESMFIVDGMSVKDPLSGSANNLYLNVDAIEELEVITGGFNAEYGQAMSGIINIRIKEGSEDYHGTFSYSSDHFGLKALPWDAFTKDRVEFTLSGPDIFSGTLNALGLKVPGQFSFFLNGYMNLNDSYLPGADDLFPSQSWMESLAPRNKNNWHGLYKLTWRINDQQKLSVSYDYSLDINQGWGFPYRYQYILNNNNTITKESILSSLLYTHTLSSKLFFEIAMGRFFTNIHSAVQNKHWTEYQQTSDIEPINYSLQQPEIEGVINVSYGDEFWDHGDASGWYDYYSDNLSIATDVNYQPSKRHSFKAGYDHKRSELQVIDINSPWLGESGLGRNYDFWNATTDYGAFYIQDRITFDGMIANLGIRYDYWFPGQYLEDAVADSSVAIITDATRAKFYAETFELGGHRGKGHLSPRLGISHPVTDSDVLYFNYGHFSQLPTFNYVYAKLRSSAEATYQLFGNPNLSPKTTVAYEIGVKHKFDANQVLEIKAFYKDMFGYETSQKINSFHPKEGRISYLIYINMDYARSRGVEVNFKRRFARYFSADANASYSFTTGKSSTPLDNLLVESGRLDEKPLGENYLRWDQPFSIFTNLHFNVGKKDQPHLFGLRLPKDWGISARIEYQAGRRFTGVKDITTIEVDGKLYYLGTPMSDTPYSETADPFTTVDLKLNKYFQVIGLEWKAYCTIENLFNVKQPTSVNPFTGKGYDPGEIFSYSFYRRVDPNYNPGRYSIPRTVEMGMSLRF